In the genome of Catharus ustulatus isolate bCatUst1 chromosome 32, bCatUst1.pri.v2, whole genome shotgun sequence, the window gtgtcccagctgtccccaggtgttcccagctgtccccaggtgtgtcccaggtatgcccaggtgtccccaggtgtcccaggtgtccccaggtgtgtccccagctgtccccaggtgtccccagctgtccccaggtgtgtcacctgcagctggaattcGTCGCTCATCCTGCGCAGCCTCCGGCCGTACCTCTGCGCCGCCCAGAGCACGGGCGGGGCCGAGCGGGAGCGGCCGCGGTGGGCGGGGGGatccccggccccgcccccggccccgcccccggccccgcccccggccccgccctgCTCCGAGCCCAGCCGGGCGCGCGCCtctggggggagaggggggggggggggtcagggggggaccccaaaaacgtGGGGGGGAACCAAAAACGGGGGGGGACCCAAAAAACGGGGGGGGGGAACccaacctcccccagcccagctccccccgtctggggtccccaggggggttttggggtgcccagggtttttttgggggtcccaggggggttttttttgggggggtctctcacctggggagggggtcccgggCTGGCTGGGGGCGGGGGAGCCCCCCCAGGGCGAGGGGGGAGGCGAGGAGGGGTCCTCGGGGGTCTCGTCCAGGCGGAACATGCTCAGGTCATGGCGGGGCTGGGGGTCGGGGAGGGgggtcagggacccccaaaaatccaacagggacccccaaaaatccgatagaccccaaaatccaatagggaccccaaaatccgacaggaaccccaaaatccgacagaacccaaacccaacagggacccccaaacccaacagggaccccaaatccatccagagccccaaaaatccaacagggaccccaaaatccacccagacccccccacagggacccccaaaatccacccagacccccaaaattcaccccagagaccccaatccccccctcccagagcccccaaatccagccccaacccccccggcacagccccgaaccccaaatccccccccaatTAGGGTCCCCCATAATTAACACCCCCCTCCTCACCCTAATTAATGACCCCAAGCTCTGCCCCGCCCCCCCGTGACCTTTGGTACCCGGAAATGCCCCCCCCGCTccggggcaccccaaaaccgccccccccaaactccagggcaccccaaaagtGTCAcaacccccagccccaaaaacagggacccccccccccccagcccccccccaatgggggcaccccaaaaccgcccctcccccactcccggggtgaccccaaaaccgcccctccccctcccgGGGCGCCCCAAAACCGCCCGGACCCCCCCGAGCCCCTCCAGAACCTtcaaacccccccccaaaaccgCGACCCCCGCCagggggggggtccccaaaatcccctcccccaccggggacaccccaaaaccgcccctccccccgccaGGAACGGCCGCCCCTCCCCCTCGGCCCCGAACCCGCCtgcccgcccctccccccgcgcccccccctcgtgcccccccccccggggtcccccccgacccctccccccccccttcggggacccccaaatccgcccctccccccccccaacCTCGGCTCCGCCGCGCTCGGCCCGGCCGCGTCCGCTGCGTGATTGACAGCGCCGCCGGCCAATCAGCGCCGGGGGCTCCCTGACGTTATCGGGCTCGGCCCCGCCCCGACTCCGCCCCTAACCCCGCCCCAGAGTGGGCGGGGCCTCGTtcaagatggcggcggcggcgctgagGGGGCGGAGCCGCCGAGGGGCGGGAGAGGCAAAAATCCGCCCAAAATCGAGCCCAAAATCATCGCTTTTGCTCCCAAAATTACCCCCTGACCCCCTAAATCACCCCGAAATCACCCCTGGCCCCCGCCCTCACCCCGAAATCACCCCCTGACCCCCGCGAGGACCCCCCAATGGGCCCagaccccctccccaggctcccaAATGGACCCGAccgccccaaaatccctcaaaaacgccccaaaatccctcaaaaacgccccaaaatccacccaaattcTCCTCACACCTCCCAAAGTTCACCCCCtcatccccctgcccccccaaactgtccccaaatgGGCCCAGGCCCCGCTCCAGCAGCCCGAAATCGCCCCCTGACCCCCGAAGCGCCCTCAGGGACCCCCGAGAGTCCCGAACCCCCCGAGGGCCCCAGaccggccccgctgccccctccccaccccgggacccccaaattcgATCCCACCcccccccaggaacccccaaattcGATCCCaccccccccgggacccccaaattccatcccacccccccccgggacccccaaattccatcccaaccccccccagggacccccaaattcgATCCCAaccccccccgggaccccaaaaCGGCCCCAGCCCCCCCCGGACCCCAACATAGTCCGGCCCTGCCCCCCCCCCCGCTGCTGCCTCATGGAAAAGCCCCGGGGCTGGACTGGGACCGGCCCAGTATCGACCGGGACCGGCCCAGTATGGACTGGGACCCTCCCAGTATCGACCAGGACCAGCCCAGTATCCACTGGGACCCGCCCAGTATCGACCAGGACCCGCCCAGTATCGACCGGGACCGGCCCAGGATCGACCCGGAGCGACCTCGGCGCCCTTGGCCCGGCTGGGGGGACAGCGGTGAcacc includes:
- the BAD gene encoding bcl2-associated agonist of cell death — encoded protein: MFRLDETPEDPSSPPPSPWGGSPAPSQPGTPSPEARARLGSEQGGAGGGAGGGAGGGAGDPPAHRGRSRSAPPVLWAAQRYGRRLRRMSDEFQLQVLPRPRSVGGAPPWGRGWRETLRAWWGRRPSPPAPPP